The following proteins are encoded in a genomic region of Channa argus isolate prfri chromosome 3, Channa argus male v1.0, whole genome shotgun sequence:
- the ccdc86 gene encoding coiled-coil domain-containing protein 86 — MTRRQKALTEQKSGSEVEHGANEVQELPPEGRRTRSGRTVRTPAALLDSKGQVKTPSRRTRRSVLQELPVVEEKNTEPEQNPESLSEEKASMSTEPEPCNSTVSEAEAVGTKRADVNEEGHLSTTTETVPQKKPRLAPSWKQDSVIPLGKPKSGRVWKDRNKQRFSAMVRDKPLCTSWEKKMEAKREKQLVKQYTLQLKEEKARQKEDKRKRREENLKRRAENERKAEIVQVIRNTAKIKRMKKKQLRKIEKRDTLAVLQRSPKQNTKTKGQQKNKVDQDLT; from the exons ATGACGAGGAGACAGAAAGCTTTAACAGAACAAAAGTCCGGCTCTGAGGTGGAACACGGGGCCAATGAGGTCCAGGAGCTGCCGCCGGAGGGCAGGCGGACCCGTAGCGGTCGCACAGTACGCACTCCCGCTGCACTGCTAGACTCTAAAGGCCAGGTGAAGACTCCGAGCCGGAGGACCAGGAGGTCTGTCCTCCAGGAGCTCCCTgttgtggaagaaaaaaacacagaaccaGAACAGAATCCCGAGAGTCTGAGCGAAGAGAAGGCCAGCATGTCTACAGAACCGGAGCCATGTAACAGTACTGTGTCAGAGGCTGAAGCCGTGGGGACAAAAAGAGCCGATGTTAATGAAGAGGGCCATCTGTCCACGACTACAGAGACCGTCCCGCAGAAAAAGCCCCGTCTGGCTCCAAGTTGGAAACAAGACTCGGTCATTCCGTTGGGAAAACCGAAATCAGGAAGAGTGTGGAAGGACCGCAAcaagcagag attctCTGCAATGGTACGCGATAAACCACTGTGCACATCTTGGGAAAAGAAGATGGAGGCCAAGCGAGAGAAGCAGCTGGTGAAACAGTACACCTTACAACTTAAAGAGGAGAAAGCCCGACAGAAAGAG GACAAGAGGAAAAGGAGGGAAGAAAACTTGAAACGTCGTGCAGAGAACGAACGCAAAGCAGAGATCGTGCAAGTG ATCCGAAATACAGCAAAGAtcaagaggatgaagaagaaacAGCTGAGGAAAATAGAGAAGAGAGATACACTGGCTGTACTGCAGAGGTCACCGAAGCAgaacacaaaaaccaaagggcaacaaaaaaataaagtggaTCAGGATTTAACCTGA
- the glb1 gene encoding beta-galactosidase, protein MSLLHAGSTLLLLLLLPEQSLGVSRSFSVDYQHDCFRKDGEKFRYISGSIHYNRIPRVYWKDRLLKMYMAGLNAIETYIPWNYHEESPGQYNFSGERDVEYFLRLAQDIGLLVILRPGPYICAEWDMGGLPAWLLRKKNIVLRTTDPDYIAAVDKWMGKLLPMIKPYLYHNGGPIITVQVENEYGSYFACDYNYLRHLTKLFRIHLGQEVVLFTTDGAGKNYLKCGSIQDLYATVDFGPGGNVTAAFDAQRHAEPNGPLVNSEFYSGWLDHWGSSHSTVPSAIVAKSLNEILAMGANVNIYMFIGGTNFGYWNGANGPYEPQPTSYDYNAPLSEAGDLTEKYFAIREVIEMYRKIPQGPIPPTTPKYAYGAVGMRKLQTISDALEFLSFSGPVNSTYPQTFIELNQAFGYVLYRTTLPVNCSKPTPLSSPTNGVHDRAYVSVDGVAVGILERNKVIAINVTGNAGSQLDIVVENMGRINYGKNINDFKGLVSTLYLGTAPLTGWTMYSLSVDEAVRQGLLGENKTKQRDPPQPAALSPPTFYGGSFIIPDGIPDLPQDTYIKLPKWRKGQVWINGFNLGRYWPARGPQVTLFVPAHILSTAAPNNVTVLELEKAPCNSGPCTVEFTATPILNATVHSDYKQHRRLFAKEDLW, encoded by the exons ATGTCTCTGCTTCATGCTGGAtccacactgctgctgctgcttctgctccCTGAACAGTCC CTTGGTGTATCTCGTTCATTCAGTGTGGACTACCAGCACGACTGTTTTCGAAAAGATGGGGAAAAGTTTCGTTACATATCAGGAAGCATCCATTACAACAGGATCCCCAGAGTCTATTGGAAAGATCGACTGCTCAAGATGTACATGGCAGGACTGAATGCCATCGAGAC GTACATTCCCTGGAACTACCATGAGGAGTCTCCAGGCCAGTACAATTTTAGTGGAGAGAGGGACGTAGAGTATTTCCTCCGATTGGCCCAAGACATTGGTTTACTAGTCATCCTTCGACCCGGGCCTTACATTTGTGCGGAGTGGGACATG GGTGGGCTGCCTGCGTGGCTTCTcaggaagaaaaacattgtgCTGCGGACCACAGATCCTG ATTACATCGCAGCAGTTGATAAGTGGATGGGAAAGTTACTGCCGATGATAAAGCCTTATCTCTATCACAATGGTGGACCTATCATCACTGTACAG GTGGAGAATGAATATGGCAGTTACTTTGCCTGTGACTACAACTACCTGCGTCACCTGACCAAACTGTTCCGGATCCACCTGGGGCAGGAAGTGGTGCTTTTCACCACAGATGGGGCTGGGAAAAATTATCTCAAGTGTGGCTCAATACAAGATCTCTACGCCACTGTTGACTTTGGACCAG GTGGAAATGTCACAGCTGCCTTTGATGCCCAGAGACATGCTGAACCAAATGGACCTTTG GTAAACTCTGAATTTTACAGCGGATGGCTGGACCACTGGGGATCAAGTCACTCCACTGTGCCCTCTGCAATTGTGGCTAAGTCCCTGAATGAGATTCTGGCCATGGGAGCAAATGTGAATAT ATACATGTTCATAGGAGGAACAAACTTTGGATACTGGAATG GTGCTAATGGACCTTATGAGCCACAGCCCACCAGCTACGACTATAATGCCCCACTCTCAGAAGCTGGAGACCTCACAGAGAAGTACTTTGCTATCCGAGAGGTGATCGAAATG TATCGTAAAATACCACAAGGACCAATACCACCAACCACTCCAAAGTATGCCTATGGGGCTGTTGGGATGAGAAAG CTCCAGACGATATCAGATGCTTTAGAATTCCTTTCTTTCTCCGGCCCAGTCAATAGCACATATCCTCAGACATTCATTGAGCTAAACCAG GCCTTTGGTTATGTGCTCTACAGGACTACTCTGCCTGTTAACTGCAGCAAACCAACTCCACTGTCATCCCCAACGAACGGGGTCCATGACAGAGCGTATGTGTCGGTTGACGGG GTGGCTGTAGGGATACTTGAAAGGAACAAAGTCATAGCCATAAATGTGACTGGGAACGCAGGCAGCCAGCTGGACATAGTGGTGGAGAACATGGGCCGAATCAACTATGGAAAAAACATCAATGACttcaag GGTTTGGTGTCCACACTGTATCTGGGCACAGCCCCACTCACTGGATGGACCATGTACAGCCTCAGTGTTGATGAAGCAGTCCGTCAGGGCCTCCTTGGGGAAAACAAGACTAAACAAAGAGACCCTCCTCAGCCTGCTGCTCTGTCCCCTCCAACCTTCTATGGGGGAAGCTTCATCATTCCTGATGGCATCCCAGACCTACCTCAAGACACCTACATTAAGCTGCCCAAATGGAGGAAG GGCCAGGTCTGGATTAACGGCTTCAATTTGGGGCGTTACTGGCCAGCTCGCGGCCCTCAGGTGACGCTCTTTGTTCCTGCCCACATCCTTAGCACAGCTGCACCCAACAATGTGACTGTCCTGGAGCTGGAAAAGGCTCCCTGCAACTCAGGGCCATGCACTGTGGAGTTTACTGCAACCCCGATTCTTAATGCAACAGTCCACTCTGACTACAAACAGCACAGGAGACTGTTTGCTAAGGAGGATTTATGGTGA